One window of Agromyces rhizosphaerae genomic DNA carries:
- the urtE gene encoding urea ABC transporter ATP-binding subunit UrtE, with product MLEISGVTAGYGRTRVLHDVTVRIPDGEAVSIMGHNGAGKTTLLRVATGLLPVMSGKVLIDGEDVTKMPPSKRVKRGLGYVPQGQQCFPQMTTLENLQLVAKRQSEIDEVFDLFPVLKELLARRAGLLSGGQRQQLAIARTLLTRPKILVLDEPTEGIQPNIVADIERVIIDLTRRGDMSVLLVEQHVGFALRSTNDYYVLQSGRITMTGQGGAEAIDSVREAMAI from the coding sequence ATGCTCGAGATCAGCGGAGTCACGGCCGGCTACGGCCGCACCAGGGTGCTCCACGACGTGACGGTCCGGATCCCCGACGGCGAGGCCGTATCGATCATGGGGCACAACGGCGCAGGCAAGACGACCCTGCTGCGCGTCGCGACGGGGCTGCTCCCGGTGATGAGCGGCAAGGTGCTCATCGACGGTGAGGATGTCACGAAGATGCCGCCGTCCAAGCGCGTGAAGCGCGGGCTCGGCTACGTGCCCCAGGGCCAGCAGTGCTTCCCGCAGATGACGACCCTCGAGAACCTGCAGCTCGTGGCGAAGCGGCAGTCGGAGATCGACGAGGTGTTCGACCTGTTCCCCGTGCTGAAGGAACTGCTCGCGCGACGGGCCGGCCTCCTCTCGGGCGGCCAGCGCCAGCAGCTGGCGATCGCCCGCACGCTGCTGACCAGGCCGAAGATCCTCGTGCTCGACGAGCCGACCGAGGGCATCCAGCCGAACATCGTCGCCGACATCGAGCGGGTCATCATCGACCTCACCCGACGGGGCGACATGTCGGTGCTGCTCGTCGAGCAGCACGTCGGATTCGCGCTGCGCTCCACCAACGACTACTACGTGCTGCAGTCGGGGCGCATCACCATGACGGGGCAGGGAGGTGCCGAGGCCATCGACAGCGTGCGCGAGGCGATGGCGATCTGA
- the urtD gene encoding urea ABC transporter ATP-binding protein UrtD codes for MSANDRAGTLDEAVEQAAPDAETSVAVSHLTVSFDGFTAVDDVSLLMLKGQVHFLIGPNGAGKTTLVDALTGLVPSTGTAMYDGMDLVSMKTNKIIRAGVGRTFQTATVFDELSVLQNLDIAGGVHRTAWRLPFRRRGVPDYVEEALETIGLSALRDVPAGILAHGQKQWLEIGMLLVQDAKVMFLDEPVAGMNADERDETGELLRRIGDERTIIVIEHDMDFVRNYAEWVTVMHTGKLLTAGTVEQVQADPRVQAVYLGTAADAAVEGMGGH; via the coding sequence ATGAGCGCGAACGACCGGGCCGGCACCCTCGACGAGGCGGTCGAGCAGGCCGCCCCCGACGCGGAGACCTCGGTCGCCGTGTCCCACCTCACCGTGAGCTTCGACGGCTTCACCGCGGTCGACGACGTCAGCCTGCTGATGCTGAAGGGCCAGGTGCACTTCCTCATCGGCCCGAACGGCGCCGGCAAGACGACGCTCGTGGACGCACTGACCGGGCTCGTCCCGTCGACGGGGACCGCGATGTACGACGGCATGGACCTCGTCTCCATGAAGACGAACAAGATCATCCGCGCCGGGGTCGGACGCACGTTCCAGACCGCGACCGTCTTCGACGAGCTCTCGGTGCTGCAGAACCTCGACATCGCCGGAGGCGTGCACCGCACGGCCTGGCGGCTGCCGTTCCGGCGGCGCGGCGTGCCCGACTACGTCGAGGAGGCGCTCGAGACGATCGGGCTCTCCGCGCTGCGGGACGTGCCGGCCGGCATCCTCGCCCACGGGCAGAAGCAGTGGCTCGAGATCGGGATGCTGCTCGTGCAGGACGCGAAGGTGATGTTCCTCGACGAGCCCGTCGCGGGCATGAACGCCGACGAGCGCGACGAGACCGGCGAGCTGCTGCGCCGCATCGGCGACGAGCGCACGATCATCGTCATCGAGCACGACATGGACTTCGTCCGCAACTACGCCGAGTGGGTGACCGTCATGCACACCGGCAAGCTCCTGACGGCCGGAACCGTGGAACAGGTACAGGCCGACCCCCGTGTGCAGGCGGTCTACCTCGGGACGGCGGCCGACGCCGCCGTGGAAGGGATGGGTGGGCACTGA
- the urtC gene encoding urea ABC transporter permease subunit UrtC — MTALMKLKPYASLIGIAVFAVLLLAVAPSLLSMHWINNLGKYCAWAIVAVGIGLAWGRGGMLVMGQGVFFGLGAYAMAMHMTLENAGPDAIPSFMILYDPLAPLPAFWEPFRSELFTLAAIILLPVIVAGILGYALFKRRVKGAYFAILTQALAVATAVLVSSTIRETGGDTGLSGFRTFFGFLLSDDANKVMIYLITAGLLIACMLLVWQLHRSRFGELLLATRDAEERVRFLGYDPANIKLTAFVIAAVMASIGGAMFVPIVGIITPAEIGASASILMIAGVALGGRASLFGPVLGAMAIGWGQSSLASSWPEGWIYILGLLFVVVTLFLPNGLASLYTRAKGLIAGRRDNGAAPPEPPAPTGAAATAEKAEVSA; from the coding sequence ATGACCGCACTGATGAAACTCAAGCCGTACGCGTCGCTCATCGGCATCGCCGTGTTCGCGGTGCTCCTGCTCGCCGTCGCGCCCTCGCTGCTCTCGATGCACTGGATCAACAACCTCGGCAAGTACTGCGCCTGGGCGATCGTCGCGGTGGGCATCGGGCTCGCCTGGGGCCGCGGCGGCATGCTCGTCATGGGCCAGGGCGTCTTCTTCGGGCTCGGCGCCTACGCCATGGCGATGCACATGACCCTCGAGAACGCGGGCCCCGACGCCATTCCGTCGTTCATGATCCTCTACGACCCCCTCGCACCGCTCCCGGCATTCTGGGAGCCGTTCCGCAGCGAGCTGTTCACCCTGGCGGCGATCATCCTGCTGCCGGTCATCGTCGCGGGCATCCTGGGCTATGCGCTCTTCAAGCGGCGCGTGAAGGGCGCGTACTTCGCGATCCTGACCCAGGCGCTCGCCGTCGCGACGGCCGTGCTCGTCAGTTCGACGATCCGCGAGACCGGCGGCGACACCGGCCTCAGCGGCTTCCGCACCTTCTTCGGGTTCCTGCTCAGCGACGACGCGAACAAGGTGATGATCTACCTGATCACGGCCGGGCTGCTGATCGCCTGCATGCTCCTGGTCTGGCAGCTCCACCGCAGCAGGTTCGGCGAGCTGCTGCTCGCGACCCGCGACGCGGAGGAGCGCGTGCGGTTCCTCGGATACGACCCCGCGAACATCAAGCTGACCGCCTTCGTGATCGCCGCGGTCATGGCCAGCATCGGCGGGGCGATGTTCGTCCCGATCGTGGGCATCATCACCCCGGCCGAGATCGGGGCCTCCGCCTCGATCCTCATGATCGCCGGCGTCGCGCTCGGCGGTCGCGCCTCGCTCTTCGGCCCGGTGCTCGGCGCGATGGCGATCGGCTGGGGGCAGTCGAGCCTCGCCTCGAGCTGGCCCGAGGGGTGGATCTACATCCTCGGCCTGCTGTTCGTCGTCGTCACGCTGTTCCTCCCGAACGGGCTCGCCTCGCTGTACACCCGGGCGAAGGGGCTCATCGCGGGACGGCGGGACAACGGCGCCGCACCGCCGGAACCGCCGGCACCGACCGGGGCGGCCGCGACGGCCGAGAAGGCGGAGGTCTCCGCATGA
- the urtB gene encoding urea ABC transporter permease subunit UrtB has translation MDALIPPLLNGTALGALLLLAALGLTLTFGQMGVINMAHGEFIMAGAFVAYLTQLIIPSSSISIPVALPLAFVVAGLLGLLLEVSIIQWMYRRPLDTLLVTVGVALILQQAALQIFPAQGVPVENPEWLQGQLDVFGYAWPYRQLFTILLAAACVAALAAWLKYTSFGRRIRATVQNRDLAETIGIRTRVVDRITFFVGSGLAGVAGVAASLIGGTNSQMGTQYIIPAFLVVVAGGIGQVKGTVIAAWVIGVAMALFADWTTGSLAQVLAFALVVVFLQFRPQGLFTVRTRGLA, from the coding sequence GTGGACGCACTCATACCGCCGCTGCTGAACGGCACCGCACTCGGTGCGCTGCTGCTGCTGGCGGCACTCGGCCTCACGCTCACGTTCGGCCAGATGGGCGTCATCAACATGGCGCACGGCGAGTTCATCATGGCCGGCGCCTTCGTCGCCTACCTGACCCAGCTGATCATCCCGTCGAGCAGCATCTCGATCCCGGTCGCGCTGCCGCTCGCATTCGTGGTGGCCGGCCTCCTCGGCCTCCTGCTCGAGGTGAGCATCATCCAGTGGATGTACCGGAGGCCGCTCGACACCCTCCTCGTCACCGTCGGCGTCGCCCTGATCCTCCAGCAGGCGGCGCTCCAGATCTTCCCTGCCCAGGGCGTCCCGGTCGAGAACCCCGAATGGCTCCAGGGGCAGCTCGACGTGTTCGGCTACGCCTGGCCCTACCGCCAGCTCTTCACCATCCTGCTGGCCGCGGCCTGCGTCGCCGCACTCGCGGCGTGGCTCAAGTACACCTCGTTCGGCCGGCGCATCCGTGCCACCGTGCAGAACCGCGACCTCGCGGAGACCATCGGCATCCGCACCCGCGTCGTCGACCGCATCACGTTCTTCGTCGGCTCCGGCCTCGCCGGCGTCGCGGGCGTCGCCGCATCGCTCATCGGCGGCACCAACTCGCAGATGGGCACGCAGTACATCATCCCGGCCTTCCTCGTGGTGGTCGCCGGCGGCATCGGCCAGGTCAAGGGCACGGTGATCGCCGCCTGGGTGATCGGCGTCGCGATGGCGCTGTTCGCCGACTGGACGACCGGCAGCCTCGCGCAGGTGCTCGCCTTCGCACTCGTCGTCGTGTTCCTGCAGTTCCGGCCCCAGGGCCTCTTCACCGTTCGGACCAGGGGGTTGGCATGA
- the urtA gene encoding urea ABC transporter substrate-binding protein — protein MITTSRKRVKTLLAAGALAASTALILSACGARAGDTASDDASASCVDTSGDTIKLGFLNSLTGGMAISETTVSNVLHMAADEINADGGILGKQIEYIQEDGATDWPTFAEKTEKLLTQDCVAAIFGGWTSSSRKAVKPVVEEHNGLFFYPVQYEGLESSPNIYYTGATTNQQILPAMDFLAAEGVETLFLAGSDYVFPRTANAIIKLYAAELGIEIVGEEYVPLDKDDWTTQVAKIVEADPDFVFNTINGSSNVGFIKAYYDAGLSPDETPIISVSIAEEEAPAMGHEVTGNYASWNYFQSLETPNNPAFIEAWQAYPGSSGVTSDPMEAAYISLYLYKELVEAAGSFDVDAVNEAALSGEITVDAPEGVVTLNGENHHISKPGHIGKINEDNQFDIVWASEEFIEPDPYLYEYEWFPADVRDALVAAAG, from the coding sequence ATGATCACCACGAGCAGGAAGCGCGTCAAGACGCTTCTCGCCGCGGGCGCGCTCGCCGCGAGCACGGCCCTCATCCTCTCCGCCTGCGGCGCTCGCGCCGGCGACACCGCCTCCGACGACGCGTCCGCGAGCTGCGTCGACACCTCGGGCGACACCATCAAGCTCGGCTTCCTCAACTCGCTCACCGGTGGCATGGCCATCTCGGAGACGACGGTCTCGAACGTGCTGCACATGGCGGCCGACGAGATCAACGCAGACGGCGGCATCCTGGGCAAGCAGATCGAGTACATCCAGGAGGACGGCGCGACCGACTGGCCGACCTTCGCCGAGAAGACCGAGAAGCTGCTCACGCAGGACTGCGTCGCCGCGATCTTCGGCGGCTGGACCTCGTCGTCGCGCAAGGCCGTCAAGCCGGTCGTCGAGGAGCACAACGGGCTCTTCTTCTACCCGGTGCAGTACGAGGGCCTCGAGTCGTCGCCGAACATCTACTACACGGGTGCGACCACGAACCAGCAGATCCTCCCGGCGATGGACTTCCTCGCGGCCGAGGGCGTGGAGACCCTGTTCCTCGCCGGTTCCGACTACGTGTTCCCGCGCACCGCGAACGCGATCATCAAGCTCTACGCGGCCGAGCTCGGCATCGAGATCGTCGGCGAGGAGTACGTGCCGCTCGACAAGGACGACTGGACCACGCAGGTGGCGAAGATCGTCGAGGCGGACCCCGACTTCGTGTTCAACACCATCAACGGCTCGTCGAACGTCGGCTTCATCAAGGCGTACTACGACGCGGGCCTCTCGCCCGACGAGACGCCGATCATCTCGGTGTCCATCGCCGAGGAGGAGGCGCCGGCCATGGGCCACGAGGTCACCGGCAACTACGCCTCGTGGAACTACTTCCAGTCGCTCGAGACGCCGAACAACCCGGCGTTCATCGAGGCCTGGCAGGCCTACCCGGGCTCGAGCGGCGTGACCAGCGACCCGATGGAGGCCGCGTACATCTCGCTGTACCTCTACAAGGAGCTCGTCGAGGCCGCCGGTTCGTTCGACGTCGACGCGGTGAACGAGGCCGCGCTGTCGGGTGAGATCACGGTGGACGCGCCCGAGGGCGTGGTGACGCTGAACGGCGAGAACCACCACATCTCGAAGCCGGGTCACATCGGCAAGATCAACGAGGACAACCAGTTCGACATCGTCTGGGCGTCCGAGGAGTTCATCGAGCCGGACCCGTACCTCTACGAGTACGAGTGGTTCCCGGCCGACGTCCGCGACGCGCTCGTCGCCGCCGCGGGCTGA
- a CDS encoding cupin domain-containing protein, with protein MFDSVRRGSQEDFAPRRVAQGGFAYAKHVVTEKADSQLHVSFMELPPGASAFPYHYHDGITEAFVILAGEATVRTPDGDVPVGPGEVVVFPPGPAGAHRITNTSDTDPLRYVDLDTTGVPDVIHYPDSGKTAYSVGGGAAAVWRDGDAVDYYDGEADAAG; from the coding sequence ATGTTCGATTCGGTCAGGCGAGGCAGCCAGGAGGACTTCGCGCCGCGGCGCGTGGCCCAGGGCGGGTTCGCGTACGCGAAGCACGTCGTCACCGAGAAGGCCGACAGCCAGCTGCACGTGTCGTTCATGGAGCTCCCGCCGGGCGCGAGCGCGTTCCCGTACCACTACCACGACGGCATCACCGAGGCGTTCGTGATCCTCGCGGGCGAGGCGACGGTGCGCACGCCCGACGGCGACGTGCCGGTCGGGCCCGGCGAGGTCGTCGTGTTCCCACCGGGGCCCGCGGGCGCGCACCGCATCACGAACACGTCCGACACCGATCCGCTGCGCTACGTGGACCTCGACACCACGGGCGTGCCCGACGTGATCCACTACCCCGACTCGGGGAAGACCGCCTACAGCGTCGGTGGCGGCGCGGCCGCCGTCTGGCGCGACGGCGATGCCGTGGACTACTACGACGGCGAGGCGGATGCCGCGGGCTGA
- a CDS encoding molybdenum cofactor biosynthesis protein MoaE, whose product MPDVLALVTTDPLDRSAIEAFVTTRQDGAVVTFEGVIRDHDHGESVSSLEYQAHPDAERFLRETCAEVAAETGLRVAAAHRYGALAIGDVALVASVAAPHRAEAFAACAALVDRIKERIPIWKRQHLAGGTTEWVNL is encoded by the coding sequence ATGCCTGACGTGCTCGCCCTCGTCACGACCGACCCGCTCGACCGCTCGGCGATCGAGGCGTTCGTCACGACGCGCCAGGACGGCGCGGTCGTGACGTTCGAGGGCGTCATCCGCGACCACGACCACGGCGAGTCCGTGAGCTCGCTCGAGTACCAGGCCCACCCCGACGCCGAGCGGTTCCTGCGCGAGACGTGCGCCGAGGTCGCGGCCGAGACCGGGCTGCGCGTCGCGGCCGCCCACCGGTACGGCGCGCTGGCGATCGGGGACGTGGCCCTCGTGGCATCCGTCGCCGCCCCCCACCGGGCCGAGGCCTTCGCCGCCTGCGCCGCCCTCGTCGACCGCATCAAGGAGCGCATCCCCATCTGGAAGCGCCAGCACCTCGCGGGCGGCACCACCGAGTGGGTGAACCTCTAG
- the moaCB gene encoding bifunctional molybdenum cofactor biosynthesis protein MoaC/MoaB: protein MSLTHLDDDGRARMVDVGGKAVTRRVAVAEGRLDTTAEVLALVRADDLPKADVLPTARIAGIAGAKRTSELIPLAHILPLEKVSLDFELGETSIAIRATVAVTGKTGVEMEALTAVAVAGLTLHDMIKAVDPGAVLGGIRLVEKTGGKRGHWRADAGEPAESGSAADAPEPAEAAGRADAPESTPTARRTAEVIVSSTRAASGVYADETGPVIASRLADMGFDVAEPTVVADADIAPAIAAAVARGPRVLLTTGGTGVHPGDRTPEATAAVLDRELPGIAEAIRTAGRAKTPTAALSRALAGVAGGTVIVNLPGSRGGVADGLDVLEGLLPHVLDQLDGGDHRAGGGHGSHHGGVHA from the coding sequence ATGAGCCTCACCCACCTCGACGACGACGGCCGCGCGCGCATGGTCGACGTCGGCGGCAAGGCCGTCACGCGCCGGGTCGCGGTCGCCGAGGGGCGGCTCGACACGACCGCCGAGGTGCTCGCGCTCGTGCGCGCCGACGACCTGCCGAAGGCCGACGTGCTGCCGACCGCGCGCATCGCGGGCATCGCCGGGGCGAAGCGCACGAGCGAACTGATCCCGCTCGCGCACATCCTGCCGCTCGAGAAGGTCTCGCTCGACTTCGAGCTGGGGGAGACGTCCATCGCGATCCGCGCGACCGTCGCCGTCACGGGCAAGACCGGCGTCGAGATGGAGGCGCTCACCGCCGTCGCGGTCGCCGGACTCACGCTGCACGACATGATCAAGGCCGTCGACCCGGGCGCGGTGCTCGGCGGCATCCGCCTCGTCGAGAAGACGGGCGGCAAGCGCGGGCACTGGCGGGCGGATGCGGGTGAGCCGGCTGAGTCGGGAAGCGCAGCGGATGCCCCTGAGCCGGCGGAGGCGGCAGGGCGAGCGGATGCCCCTGAGTCGACGCCGACCGCCCGGCGCACCGCCGAGGTGATCGTGTCGTCGACGCGGGCGGCGTCCGGCGTCTACGCCGACGAGACCGGCCCCGTGATCGCTTCGCGCCTCGCCGACATGGGCTTCGACGTGGCCGAGCCGACCGTGGTCGCCGACGCCGACATCGCCCCCGCGATCGCCGCGGCCGTCGCGCGCGGTCCGCGCGTGCTCCTCACGACCGGCGGCACCGGCGTGCACCCCGGCGACCGCACGCCCGAGGCGACCGCCGCGGTGCTCGACCGCGAGCTGCCCGGCATCGCCGAGGCGATCCGCACCGCGGGCCGGGCGAAGACCCCGACCGCCGCGCTGAGCCGCGCGCTCGCCGGCGTCGCGGGCGGCACCGTCATCGTGAACCTGCCCGGGTCGCGCGGCGGCGTGGCCGACGGGCTCGACGTGCTCGAGGGCCTCCTGCCGCACGTGCTCGACCAACTCGACGGCGGCGACCACCGCGCCGGCGGCGGGCACGGTTCGCACCACGGAGGCGTGCATGCCTGA
- a CDS encoding molybdopterin molybdotransferase MoeA, translated as MSRIGVDEHAGYVRSLLTGLSARPAERVALADALGRVTVSPTASPIALPPFRNAQMDGYAVRAADTTDAPLALPVAGEVAAAPGEPAPLAPGTAVRIMTGAPVPAGADAVVRVEDTDRGTEQVRIDAPVAAGTYVREAGSDLTQGDDVLPPGVRLASRHLAAAAASGLTHLLVRERVRVAVVSTGSELVDAGTRLAPGELPDANGVALAAAVAATGAAVVHRGRVRDDVLRFRDELDAAVDAGAELVITSGGISQGAYEVVRELLEPLGAWVGSVAMQPGGPQAVGVYRRVPVVAFPGNPVSAQVSFEVFVAPVLRAIAKLPPARTARLPLAESVDSVAGKRQFRRGRLTADGTVAPVGGPGSHLVAALAASDLLFVVPEDVTELAAGALVDTVEL; from the coding sequence ATGAGCCGCATCGGGGTCGACGAGCACGCGGGGTACGTGCGCAGCCTGCTGACCGGACTGTCCGCGAGGCCCGCCGAACGCGTGGCGCTCGCCGACGCGCTCGGGCGCGTGACCGTCTCTCCGACCGCGTCGCCGATCGCGCTGCCTCCGTTCCGCAACGCCCAGATGGACGGCTACGCCGTGCGGGCGGCCGACACGACGGATGCCCCGCTGGCGCTGCCCGTCGCCGGCGAGGTCGCCGCTGCACCCGGCGAGCCCGCCCCGCTCGCACCCGGCACCGCCGTGCGCATCATGACCGGCGCGCCCGTGCCGGCGGGTGCCGACGCCGTCGTGCGCGTCGAGGACACCGATCGCGGCACCGAGCAGGTGCGCATCGACGCGCCCGTCGCCGCCGGCACCTACGTGCGTGAGGCCGGTTCCGACCTCACGCAGGGCGACGACGTGCTGCCGCCGGGCGTCCGCCTCGCCTCGCGCCACCTGGCGGCCGCCGCCGCATCCGGCCTCACCCACCTGCTGGTGCGCGAGCGCGTGCGGGTCGCGGTCGTCTCGACCGGCTCCGAACTCGTCGACGCCGGCACGCGCCTCGCCCCCGGCGAGCTGCCCGACGCGAACGGCGTCGCGCTCGCCGCGGCCGTGGCGGCCACCGGCGCCGCGGTCGTGCACCGCGGGCGCGTGCGCGACGACGTGCTGCGGTTCCGGGACGAGCTCGACGCCGCCGTCGACGCGGGCGCCGAGCTCGTCATCACGTCGGGCGGCATCTCGCAGGGCGCGTACGAGGTGGTGCGCGAACTGCTCGAGCCGCTGGGCGCGTGGGTCGGCTCGGTCGCGATGCAACCGGGCGGGCCGCAGGCGGTCGGCGTGTACCGGCGCGTGCCGGTCGTCGCGTTCCCGGGCAACCCGGTGAGCGCGCAGGTCTCGTTCGAGGTGTTCGTCGCGCCCGTGCTCCGGGCGATCGCGAAGCTGCCGCCCGCTCGCACCGCCCGACTCCCGCTCGCCGAGTCCGTCGATTCGGTCGCGGGCAAGCGCCAGTTCCGGCGCGGACGCCTGACCGCCGATGGCACGGTCGCACCGGTCGGCGGCCCCGGATCGCACCTGGTCGCGGCCCTCGCGGCGTCCGACCTGCTCTTCGTCGTGCCCGAGGACGTCACCGAACTCGCCGCCGGCGCCCTCGTGGATACGGTGGAGCTATGA
- a CDS encoding ThiF family adenylyltransferase: MPPVDPASPRYQRQRILPGVGPAGQEALAAAHVVVLGAGGLGSAVVPVLVAAGVGRVTIVDDDVVDETNLHRQVMHGPGDVGRAKVESAADAAEALSPETLLHPHAARFTEANADALLEDADVVVDGTDDIRTRYVADDAAARRGIPLVWGSSAKFSGQAGVSWEARGVAYRDLFPDAPAPDAVLSCDIDGILPSVCTVIGGLMAGEVLKLVTGIGEPMLGRVAAFDALSGRTREIVYRRAEEVPEGPAPERVEPAVTSHRERVAHDTLTARELADELARGHPLVLIDVREAWELDVARLDGAIHIPLGELATRVDELDREARIVAICHLGVRSQHALHVLDHAGFEDIRHLDGGIDAWSATVDPALPRY, encoded by the coding sequence ATGCCTCCCGTCGACCCGGCCTCCCCGCGCTACCAGCGCCAGCGCATCCTGCCCGGGGTCGGCCCCGCGGGGCAGGAGGCGCTCGCCGCGGCACACGTCGTCGTGCTCGGCGCGGGCGGGCTCGGCAGCGCGGTCGTGCCGGTGCTCGTCGCCGCGGGCGTCGGACGCGTGACGATCGTCGACGACGACGTGGTCGACGAGACGAACCTGCACCGGCAGGTCATGCACGGGCCCGGCGACGTGGGGCGCGCGAAGGTCGAGTCGGCGGCGGACGCCGCAGAGGCGCTCAGCCCCGAGACGCTCCTGCACCCGCACGCCGCCCGTTTCACCGAGGCGAACGCCGACGCGCTGCTCGAGGACGCGGACGTGGTGGTCGACGGCACCGACGACATCCGCACCCGCTACGTCGCCGACGACGCGGCGGCCCGCCGGGGCATCCCGCTCGTCTGGGGCTCGTCGGCGAAGTTCTCCGGGCAGGCCGGCGTCTCGTGGGAGGCGCGCGGGGTCGCCTACCGCGACCTGTTCCCCGATGCCCCCGCGCCCGACGCGGTGCTGAGCTGCGACATCGACGGCATCCTGCCGAGCGTGTGCACCGTCATCGGCGGACTCATGGCCGGCGAGGTGCTGAAGCTCGTCACCGGCATCGGCGAGCCGATGCTCGGACGGGTCGCGGCGTTCGACGCGCTGTCGGGGCGCACGCGCGAGATCGTCTACCGGCGCGCGGAGGAGGTGCCGGAAGGTCCCGCACCCGAGCGCGTCGAGCCGGCGGTGACCTCGCACCGGGAGCGCGTCGCGCACGACACCCTGACCGCGCGCGAGCTGGCCGACGAGCTCGCCCGGGGGCATCCGCTCGTGCTCATCGACGTGCGCGAGGCGTGGGAGCTCGACGTGGCGCGCCTCGACGGCGCGATCCACATCCCGCTCGGCGAACTGGCGACCCGCGTCGACGAGCTCGACCGCGAGGCGCGGATCGTGGCGATCTGCCACCTCGGCGTGCGCTCCCAGCACGCGCTGCACGTGCTCGACCACGCCGGCTTCGAGGACATCCGCCACCTCGACGGCGGCATCGACGCCTGGTCGGCCACCGTCGACCCCGCCCTCCCGCGCTACTGA
- a CDS encoding TOBE domain-containing protein — protein sequence MQEFRIAEAAALLGVSDDTVRRWADQGRVPVHRAANGMQVIAGADLVPLLGESGPGSALAEAFPFAGASSRNRFVGLVTAVTKDGVMAQVDLQAGPFRVVSLMTREAADELGLAPGMLAAASAKATTVVVEVPSTERP from the coding sequence ATGCAGGAGTTCCGCATCGCCGAGGCCGCCGCGCTGCTCGGCGTGAGCGACGACACCGTGCGCCGCTGGGCCGACCAGGGCCGCGTGCCCGTGCACCGCGCCGCCAACGGCATGCAGGTCATCGCGGGCGCCGACCTCGTGCCGCTGCTCGGCGAGTCGGGCCCGGGCTCGGCCCTCGCCGAGGCGTTCCCGTTCGCGGGCGCGTCGTCGCGCAACCGCTTCGTGGGGCTCGTGACGGCCGTGACCAAGGACGGCGTGATGGCTCAGGTCGACCTGCAGGCGGGCCCGTTCCGCGTGGTGTCGCTCATGACCCGCGAGGCGGCCGACGAACTCGGCCTCGCACCCGGCATGCTCGCCGCGGCGAGCGCCAAGGCCACGACCGTCGTCGTCGAGGTGCCGAGCACGGAGCGCCCGTGA
- the modA gene encoding molybdate ABC transporter substrate-binding protein — protein MTRRPRRGAAAAAASVALLTVGALGGCSGSGALTPGDLPAATITVFAAASLTESFEALAAEFEAAHPGVEVALSFGGSATLASQILEGAPADVFASADEATMRRVVDGGATAADPQIFATNALTLAVPAGNPGGVTGLADLADPGLAIALCAPEVPCGATAVSVLDAAGVTAAPDTLEQDVKAVLTRLVLGEADAGLVYRTDVIAAGDAVEQIEAEGTDAAVNAYPIAPVGAAETATAREFIAFVRSDAGQGVLADAGFGAP, from the coding sequence GTGACGCGTCGACCCCGTCGGGGCGCGGCTGCCGCAGCGGCATCCGTCGCCCTCCTCACGGTGGGTGCACTGGGCGGATGCTCCGGAAGCGGCGCCCTCACCCCCGGCGACCTGCCGGCCGCCACCATCACGGTCTTCGCCGCGGCCTCGCTCACCGAGAGCTTCGAAGCGCTCGCCGCGGAGTTCGAGGCGGCGCACCCCGGCGTCGAGGTCGCGCTCTCGTTCGGCGGCAGCGCGACGCTCGCGAGCCAGATCCTCGAGGGGGCGCCCGCCGACGTGTTCGCCTCGGCCGACGAGGCGACCATGCGGCGGGTGGTGGACGGCGGCGCGACGGCGGCCGATCCGCAGATCTTCGCGACCAATGCGCTCACCCTCGCGGTGCCCGCGGGCAACCCGGGCGGCGTGACCGGGCTCGCCGACCTCGCCGACCCCGGCCTCGCGATCGCGCTCTGCGCCCCGGAGGTGCCGTGCGGCGCGACGGCGGTGAGCGTGCTCGACGCGGCCGGCGTCACCGCGGCCCCCGACACCCTCGAACAGGACGTGAAGGCCGTGCTCACCCGACTCGTGCTCGGCGAGGCCGACGCCGGGCTGGTCTACCGCACCGACGTGATCGCGGCGGGCGACGCGGTCGAGCAGATCGAGGCCGAGGGCACGGATGCGGCGGTCAACGCCTACCCGATCGCCCCCGTCGGCGCAGCTGAGACCGCCACGGCGCGCGAGTTCATCGCGTTCGTGCGATCCGACGCGGGGCAGGGGGTGCTCGCCGATGCCGGCTTCGGAGCGCCCTGA